The proteins below are encoded in one region of Corynebacterium sphenisci DSM 44792:
- a CDS encoding acyltransferase family protein codes for MGYRRDLDGLRGIAIALVVACHVYVGRVSGGVDVFLLLSGYFFLGSQLRAADDPTRSVNPWWPLWRTARRLLPALLTVLAAVTLAALAALPQLRTLALARQVGASALYFQNVELARQAADYAAAGASVSPLQHLWSMSVQGQFYLAVILATCLLAATLRATHAPGRPSALLAAPLAAVTLASFAHAVRLHGSDQALNYYSTASRAWELTAGGLLAIAGARILLPARVARLAAPAGLAMVVSTAALFDGAAVFPGPAALWPLGGAALVIAAGGAPGATTRLLASAPMTWLGDIAYALYLWHWPLLILLLRATGAEEPSAAAGTAVIAVSLVLAHLTHRLLERPLMQHAARPRVGEARVRAAWAGLAAGGAPRARAAAGAALAVVLAGLVALTPVQQHRIAAAAGGELDPALYPGALAMDQGRPVPAGVRPEPNPEIIRSLFPEPAKRGCITLSGEGPETLALEREDGRPCLWGDPAGEREILLLGGSHSEQWFSPLDIVAARHGWRLRPLLRQGCPPVLGDIDEVGGACPEWTRLAMAHIADNPPDLVVVTSTRPDRAGDGDFVPGPYVNFWRELERLGVPFAALRDTPWFTDDRGERYSPTECLLAGGDAASCGIARSRVLDEANPADAVLAGIAGAHSLDLTDLLCGPRFCPPVIGNIYAYRDDNHITDELARTMAARLDRELTPILEGIEAAG; via the coding sequence ATGGGCTACCGCAGGGATCTCGACGGGCTGCGCGGCATCGCCATCGCGCTGGTGGTGGCCTGCCACGTCTACGTGGGCCGGGTCTCCGGCGGCGTGGACGTGTTCCTGCTGCTCTCCGGCTACTTCTTCCTCGGCTCCCAGCTGCGCGCCGCCGATGACCCGACCCGCAGCGTCAACCCCTGGTGGCCGCTGTGGCGCACCGCCCGGCGGCTGCTGCCGGCGCTGCTCACGGTGCTCGCCGCGGTGACCCTCGCCGCGCTCGCGGCGCTGCCGCAGCTGCGCACCCTCGCCCTGGCCCGGCAGGTGGGCGCCTCGGCCCTGTACTTCCAGAACGTGGAGCTGGCCCGGCAGGCCGCGGACTACGCCGCCGCCGGGGCCTCGGTGAGCCCGCTGCAGCACCTGTGGTCGATGTCCGTGCAGGGCCAGTTCTACCTGGCGGTGATCCTCGCCACCTGCCTGCTCGCGGCCACCCTGCGCGCCACGCACGCCCCGGGCCGGCCCTCGGCGCTGCTCGCCGCGCCGCTGGCCGCGGTGACCCTGGCCTCCTTCGCCCACGCCGTCCGGCTGCACGGGTCGGACCAGGCGCTGAACTACTACTCCACCGCCAGCCGCGCCTGGGAGCTCACCGCCGGCGGGCTGCTCGCCATCGCCGGCGCCCGGATCCTGCTGCCGGCGCGGGTGGCCCGCCTCGCCGCCCCGGCGGGGCTGGCCATGGTGGTGTCCACCGCGGCGCTCTTCGACGGTGCGGCGGTGTTCCCCGGTCCCGCGGCGCTGTGGCCGCTGGGCGGCGCGGCGCTGGTGATCGCCGCCGGGGGCGCGCCGGGGGCGACCACCCGGCTGCTCGCCTCGGCGCCGATGACCTGGCTCGGCGACATCGCCTACGCCCTGTACCTGTGGCATTGGCCGCTGCTCATCCTGCTGCTGCGCGCCACCGGGGCCGAGGAGCCCTCGGCGGCGGCGGGCACCGCGGTGATCGCGGTGTCCCTGGTGCTGGCCCACCTCACCCACCGGCTGCTGGAGCGGCCGCTGATGCAGCATGCGGCCCGGCCCCGGGTGGGCGAGGCCCGGGTGCGGGCGGCGTGGGCGGGGCTCGCCGCCGGCGGCGCCCCGCGGGCCCGGGCCGCCGCCGGGGCGGCGCTCGCCGTGGTGCTGGCCGGCCTGGTGGCGCTCACCCCGGTGCAGCAGCACCGGATCGCGGCGGCCGCCGGCGGGGAGCTGGACCCGGCGCTGTACCCGGGGGCGCTGGCGATGGACCAGGGCCGGCCGGTGCCGGCCGGGGTGCGCCCGGAGCCGAACCCGGAGATCATCCGCTCCCTGTTCCCCGAGCCGGCGAAGCGCGGCTGCATCACGCTGAGCGGCGAGGGCCCGGAGACCCTGGCCCTGGAGCGGGAGGACGGCCGGCCCTGCCTGTGGGGCGACCCGGCCGGGGAGCGGGAGATCCTGCTGCTTGGCGGCTCCCATTCCGAGCAGTGGTTCAGCCCCCTGGACATCGTCGCCGCCCGGCACGGCTGGCGGCTGCGCCCGCTGCTGCGGCAGGGCTGCCCGCCGGTGCTGGGCGACATCGACGAGGTCGGCGGGGCCTGCCCGGAGTGGACCCGGCTGGCGATGGCGCATATCGCGGACAATCCCCCGGATCTGGTGGTGGTGACCTCCACCCGGCCGGACCGGGCCGGCGACGGGGACTTCGTGCCGGGCCCCTACGTGAACTTCTGGCGGGAGTTGGAGCGGCTCGGGGTGCCCTTCGCCGCGCTGCGCGACACCCCGTGGTTCACCGACGACCGGGGGGAGCGCTACTCCCCCACCGAATGCCTGCTCGCCGGCGGCGACGCCGCCTCCTGCGGGATCGCCCGGTCCCGAGTGCTCGACGAGGCCAACCCGGCCGATGCGGTGCTCGCCGGGATCGCCGGGGCGCATTCCCTGGATCTGACCGACCTGCTCTGCGGGCCGCGGTTCTGCCCGCCGGTGATCGGCAACATCTACGCCTACCGGGACGACAACCACATCACCGATGAGCTGGCCCGCACCATGGCCGCGCGGCTGGACCGGGAGCTGACCCCGATCCTGGAGGGGATCGAGGCCGCCGGCTGA
- a CDS encoding HD domain-containing protein has protein sequence MAAAPGADPPRPDPAALLAAIDPPAGFALAATGSYARGEATAHSDLDLTLIVDPAVPEAEVARVAESIWYPLWDHPIPVDHSVRTPAAALAAAEADPAVFLALLDLAHLRGAEELTEELRERLRTAWRRGMPGRFDALIGTAAARWRRCGAVTAMTRPDLKHGRGGLRDHDLLRALALAQIADTGGTEAARGVLLDIRARLHLVARRAHDVLDPEFAELIHADLGYPDGRALQRGLADAAAEIDAALTRATGTARAALPRRTALRWPVRRSLDEGVVDHGGQVALARGADLGDPGLPLRAAASMARTGMAAGEATWRRLADCPAPPRPWPAAVLADLLAVLAADPGVLRDLDAHGLLEPLLPDWPAIRGLVPRERSHIRTVDEHTIAVVAGAAARRTRVARPDLLLLAALLHDLGKGRDRPHAEVGASIAAGFAAAAGLPAADAATLEVLVREHQRLAELATRADPAAPATAAALVGRLADAGDPALALDVLEVLTEADSLGTGPGVWTPSRAAGVRRLAAGARERLAGAVPGPPEPPPAPEPGPVAVAGWTVRLADPAGAAALAGLLRALAAAGCAVAAATAVFDEAGVRAEVVLRPRHGGPPRPEALRARYRAAGRPGPAAAAIPGPAPAAPADARLLRRGPGGGIVELRAPDRPGLLAEVVAAAGAELAWVRAGTVAGTAVDLLGARPGRAAAAETGVLGVLGAGYGEGVSAR, from the coding sequence ATGGCCGCCGCACCCGGCGCCGACCCGCCGCGGCCGGACCCGGCGGCGCTGCTCGCCGCAATCGACCCGCCGGCCGGGTTCGCCCTGGCCGCCACCGGCTCCTACGCCCGCGGGGAGGCCACCGCGCACTCGGACCTGGACCTCACCCTGATCGTGGACCCGGCGGTGCCGGAGGCCGAGGTCGCCCGGGTCGCCGAGTCGATCTGGTACCCGCTGTGGGACCACCCGATCCCGGTGGACCATTCGGTGCGCACCCCGGCGGCGGCGCTGGCCGCCGCCGAGGCCGACCCGGCGGTGTTCCTGGCCCTGCTGGATCTGGCGCATCTGCGCGGCGCCGAGGAGCTCACCGAGGAGCTGCGGGAGCGCCTGCGCACCGCCTGGCGGCGCGGCATGCCCGGCCGCTTCGACGCGCTCATCGGCACCGCCGCCGCCCGGTGGCGCCGCTGCGGTGCGGTGACCGCGATGACCCGGCCGGATCTCAAGCACGGCCGCGGCGGGCTGCGCGACCATGATCTGCTGCGCGCCCTGGCCCTGGCCCAGATCGCCGACACCGGGGGCACCGAGGCCGCCCGGGGGGTGCTGCTGGACATCCGGGCCCGGCTGCACCTCGTCGCCCGGCGGGCCCATGACGTGCTCGACCCCGAGTTCGCGGAGCTCATCCACGCCGACCTGGGCTACCCCGACGGCCGCGCCCTGCAGCGCGGCCTGGCCGACGCCGCCGCGGAGATCGACGCCGCCCTGACCCGGGCCACCGGCACCGCTCGGGCGGCGCTGCCCCGGCGCACCGCGCTGCGCTGGCCGGTGCGGCGCAGCCTGGACGAGGGGGTCGTCGACCACGGCGGGCAGGTGGCGCTGGCCCGCGGCGCCGATCTCGGGGATCCGGGGCTGCCGCTGCGCGCGGCCGCCTCGATGGCGCGCACCGGGATGGCCGCCGGGGAGGCCACCTGGCGGCGGCTGGCCGACTGCCCCGCCCCGCCGCGGCCCTGGCCGGCGGCGGTGCTCGCCGATCTGCTCGCCGTGCTCGCCGCGGATCCGGGGGTGCTCCGCGATCTCGACGCGCACGGGCTGCTGGAGCCGCTGCTGCCGGACTGGCCGGCGATCCGGGGCCTGGTGCCCCGGGAGCGCAGCCACATCCGCACCGTCGACGAGCACACCATCGCCGTGGTCGCCGGGGCCGCGGCCCGGCGCACCCGGGTGGCCCGGCCGGATCTGCTGCTGCTCGCCGCGCTGCTGCACGATCTCGGCAAGGGCCGGGATCGGCCCCATGCGGAGGTCGGCGCGAGCATCGCCGCCGGCTTCGCCGCCGCCGCGGGGCTGCCCGCGGCCGATGCGGCGACCCTGGAGGTGCTGGTGCGCGAGCACCAGCGGCTCGCCGAGCTGGCCACCCGCGCCGACCCGGCGGCCCCGGCGACGGCCGCGGCGCTGGTGGGGCGGCTCGCCGACGCCGGGGACCCGGCCCTGGCCCTGGACGTGCTGGAGGTGCTCACCGAGGCCGATTCGCTGGGCACCGGGCCCGGGGTGTGGACGCCCTCCCGGGCGGCGGGGGTGCGCCGGCTCGCCGCCGGGGCCCGGGAGCGCCTGGCCGGGGCGGTGCCGGGGCCCCCGGAGCCGCCGCCGGCGCCGGAGCCGGGTCCGGTGGCGGTGGCCGGGTGGACGGTGCGGCTGGCCGACCCGGCCGGTGCGGCGGCGCTGGCCGGGCTGCTGCGGGCGCTCGCCGCCGCCGGCTGCGCGGTCGCCGCGGCCACCGCGGTGTTCGACGAGGCCGGGGTGCGCGCCGAGGTGGTGCTGCGGCCCCGCCACGGCGGGCCGCCGCGGCCGGAGGCGCTGCGCGCCCGGTACCGCGCCGCCGGCCGCCCCGGGCCGGCGGCGGCGGCGATCCCGGGCCCGGCCCCCGCGGCGCCGGCGGATGCCCGGCTGCTGCGCCGCGGCCCCGGCGGCGGGATCGTGGAACTGCGCGCCCCGGACCGGCCGGGGCTGCTCGCCGAGGTGGTCGCCGCGGCCGGGGCGGAGCTGGCCTGGGTGCGCGCCGGCACCGTCGCGGGCACCGCGGTGGACCTGCTCGGGGCCCGCCCGGGGCGGGCCGCGGCGGCGGAAACCGGGGTGCTCGGCGTTCTCGGCGCCGGGTATGGTGAGGGGGTTAGCGCTCGATAG
- the ffh gene encoding signal recognition particle protein, translated as MFESLSERLTGALKDLRGKGRLSEADINATAREIRLALLEADVALPVVRAFIKRIKTRAASAEVSQALNPAQQVIKIVDEELRAILGGETRRLNLAKNPPTIIMLAGLQGAGKTTLAGKLAKHLAGQGHTPVLVACDLQRPGAVQQLQIVAERAGVACFAPDPGTAEGSHDHEMGTSHGDPVEVARRGIAFARGAHHDVVIVDTAGRLGIDEVLMGQARDIRDAIDPHEVLFVIDAMIGQDAVTTAEAFRDGVGFTGVVLTKLDGDARGGAALSIREVTGKPILFASTGEKLEDFDVFHPERMAGRILGMGDMLSLIEQAEQVFDAKEAEKTARKMGSGELTLEDFLEQMLMIRRMGPIGNILKMLPGGSQMSEMADMVDERQLDRIQAIIRGMTPAERENPKILNASRRKRIARGSGVTVTEVNQLVDRFFEARKMMNQMAGQFGMPGGSRSATKKRKKGRKGKKGRGRGPTPPKAARQGMPGMPGMPGMPGMPGAGGGMPDLAELQKQMGDQLPPGMEGIDLSALDFGEGKPGRR; from the coding sequence GTGTTCGAATCACTGTCCGAACGGCTGACCGGGGCACTGAAGGACCTGCGCGGCAAGGGCCGGCTCAGCGAGGCCGACATCAACGCCACCGCGCGGGAGATCCGCCTGGCCCTGCTCGAGGCCGATGTCGCGCTGCCGGTGGTGCGGGCCTTCATCAAGAGGATCAAGACCCGGGCGGCCTCCGCGGAGGTCTCCCAGGCGCTCAACCCCGCCCAGCAGGTCATCAAGATCGTCGACGAGGAGCTGCGCGCGATCCTCGGCGGGGAGACCCGCCGGCTCAACCTGGCGAAGAACCCGCCGACCATCATCATGCTCGCCGGCCTGCAGGGCGCCGGCAAGACCACCCTGGCCGGCAAACTCGCCAAGCACCTCGCCGGGCAGGGCCACACCCCGGTGCTGGTGGCCTGCGACCTGCAGCGCCCCGGGGCGGTGCAGCAGCTGCAGATCGTCGCCGAGCGCGCCGGGGTGGCCTGCTTCGCCCCGGACCCGGGCACCGCCGAGGGCTCCCACGACCATGAGATGGGCACCAGCCACGGGGACCCGGTGGAGGTCGCCCGCCGCGGCATCGCCTTCGCCCGGGGCGCGCACCATGACGTGGTGATCGTGGACACCGCCGGCCGGCTGGGCATCGACGAGGTGCTCATGGGCCAGGCCCGGGACATCCGCGACGCGATCGACCCGCACGAGGTGCTCTTCGTCATCGACGCGATGATCGGCCAGGACGCGGTGACCACCGCGGAGGCCTTCCGCGACGGGGTGGGCTTCACCGGGGTGGTGCTCACCAAGCTCGACGGCGACGCCCGCGGCGGTGCGGCGCTGTCCATCCGGGAGGTCACCGGCAAGCCGATCCTCTTCGCCTCGACGGGGGAGAAGCTGGAGGACTTCGACGTCTTCCACCCGGAGCGGATGGCCGGCCGGATCCTCGGCATGGGCGACATGCTCTCCCTCATCGAGCAGGCCGAGCAGGTCTTCGACGCGAAGGAGGCGGAGAAGACCGCCCGCAAGATGGGCTCCGGGGAGCTGACCCTGGAGGACTTCCTCGAGCAGATGCTCATGATCCGGCGGATGGGCCCCATCGGCAACATCCTGAAGATGCTGCCCGGCGGCTCCCAGATGTCGGAGATGGCGGACATGGTCGACGAGCGCCAGCTCGACCGGATCCAGGCCATCATCCGCGGCATGACGCCGGCGGAGCGGGAGAACCCGAAGATCCTCAACGCCTCCCGGCGCAAGCGCATCGCCCGCGGTTCCGGGGTGACCGTCACCGAGGTCAACCAGCTGGTGGACCGGTTCTTCGAGGCCCGGAAGATGATGAACCAGATGGCCGGCCAGTTCGGGATGCCCGGCGGCAGCCGCAGCGCGACGAAGAAGCGCAAGAAGGGCCGCAAGGGCAAGAAGGGCCGCGGCCGGGGGCCGACCCCGCCGAAGGCCGCCCGGCAGGGCATGCCCGGGATGCCCGGGATGCCCGGCATGCCGGGGATGCCCGGCGCCGGCGGCGGGATGCCGGACCTGGCGGAGCTGCAGAAGCAGATGGGCGATCAGCTGCCCCCGGGCATGGAGGGCATCGATCTCTCCGCCCTGGACTTCGGCGAGGGCAAGCCCGGCCGGCGCTAG
- a CDS encoding P-II family nitrogen regulator yields the protein MKLITAVVKPFTVPEVKEALQRIGVHGMTVSEVRGYGQQKGHTEVYRGAEYSVDFVDKLKIEVVVGDGSAADAVEAIVGAARTGSIGDGKVWVTDVSHVVRVRTGDVGDAAV from the coding sequence ATGAAGCTCATCACCGCAGTCGTCAAGCCCTTCACCGTGCCGGAGGTCAAGGAGGCGCTGCAGCGCATCGGCGTGCACGGCATGACCGTCAGCGAGGTCCGCGGCTACGGCCAGCAGAAGGGCCATACCGAGGTCTACCGCGGCGCCGAGTACAGCGTCGACTTCGTCGACAAGCTCAAAATCGAGGTCGTCGTCGGCGACGGCTCCGCCGCCGACGCGGTCGAGGCGATCGTCGGCGCGGCCCGCACCGGGTCCATCGGCGACGGCAAGGTGTGGGTCACCGACGTCTCCCACGTGGTGCGGGTACGCACCGGCGACGTCGGCGACGCCGCCGTCTAG
- a CDS encoding acyltransferase family protein, whose product MPPTPAGRAAPPPSPYRRDLDGLRGIAIALVVLFHVYVGRVSGGVDVFLLLSGLFFLGSQIRNADRPHRSINPWWSIWRTARRLLPGLLTVLAATAALVLWRVPSMRTIDNARQLAASVLYFQNWELAAQARDYRAAGADSSPLQHLWSMSVQGQFYLGAILLVSLVGWIVRGRNRRRAGARPWTTAAAMTPILAAVTIASFGYAWWLHGVDQPLNYYSTWSRLWELGLGALLGLVIARVRPPRRLAAAAAALGVTMIAVTGLLADGAYHFPGPLTLFPLTGAALVVASRGRGGMVSAALGSRVATWFGDIAYALYLWHWPLLIIAVRESGREAPTAALGTAVVAVSVALAWATHRFIERPLMQRGTRPDRGDRVLAAAWAGLRARRGSRLRAVAAVALLLIAGSLVSAEEVQRHRIRAARVAVLDPTAYPGARVVTEGAAAPAGVPYRPAPDLADSMWPQPAWEGCLTRRADDPEAIYTVKRDIGDGTEPCVYGDPAGARTMLLVGASHSEQWFPPLHAIAREEGFRLIPVLRPGCPVSLQPGSGEVCDRWSQAVVDYIAETTPDLVVTTASRPGSARHDFTPEGYLRFWDALRAIGVPFLAIRDTPWFVDARGEKLRPTECVADGGDPDACGAAADWLLTPFNPAEEFIGAYPGSTTVDFTDVLCPDGWCPAVLGNIFVYRDDNHLTDDIAASLTPEFRRRVAPVLRAIADGGR is encoded by the coding sequence GTGCCCCCGACCCCCGCCGGCCGCGCCGCGCCCCCGCCCAGCCCCTACCGTCGCGATCTCGACGGTCTGCGCGGTATCGCGATCGCGCTGGTGGTGCTCTTCCACGTCTACGTGGGCCGGGTCTCCGGCGGCGTGGACGTGTTCCTGCTGCTGTCCGGGCTGTTCTTCCTCGGCTCCCAGATCCGCAACGCGGACCGCCCGCATCGCTCGATCAACCCCTGGTGGTCGATCTGGCGCACCGCCCGGCGGCTGCTGCCCGGCCTGCTCACCGTGCTCGCCGCCACCGCCGCCCTGGTGCTCTGGCGGGTACCGTCGATGCGCACCATCGACAACGCCCGGCAGCTGGCGGCCAGCGTGCTGTACTTCCAGAACTGGGAGCTCGCCGCCCAGGCCCGCGACTACCGGGCCGCCGGCGCGGACTCCTCCCCCCTGCAGCACCTGTGGTCGATGTCCGTGCAGGGCCAGTTCTACCTGGGCGCGATCCTGCTGGTCAGCCTGGTCGGCTGGATCGTGCGGGGACGCAACCGGCGCCGGGCCGGGGCCCGGCCGTGGACCACCGCGGCGGCGATGACCCCGATTCTGGCGGCGGTGACCATCGCCTCCTTCGGCTACGCCTGGTGGCTGCACGGGGTGGACCAGCCGCTGAACTACTACTCCACCTGGTCCCGGCTCTGGGAGCTGGGCTTGGGCGCCCTGCTCGGCCTGGTGATCGCCCGGGTGCGCCCGCCGCGCCGGCTCGCCGCCGCGGCCGCCGCCCTCGGGGTGACCATGATCGCGGTCACCGGCCTCCTCGCCGACGGCGCCTACCACTTCCCCGGCCCGCTGACCCTGTTCCCGCTCACCGGGGCCGCCCTGGTGGTGGCCTCGCGGGGCCGCGGCGGGATGGTCTCCGCCGCCCTGGGCTCCCGGGTGGCCACCTGGTTCGGCGACATCGCCTACGCGCTGTACCTGTGGCACTGGCCGCTGCTCATCATCGCGGTGCGCGAATCCGGCCGGGAGGCGCCCACCGCGGCGCTGGGCACCGCCGTGGTGGCGGTGTCGGTGGCCCTGGCCTGGGCCACCCACCGGTTCATCGAGCGCCCCCTGATGCAGCGCGGCACCCGCCCGGACCGCGGGGACCGGGTCCTCGCCGCCGCCTGGGCGGGGCTGCGCGCCCGCCGCGGCTCCCGGCTGCGCGCCGTGGCCGCGGTGGCGCTGCTGCTCATCGCCGGGTCCCTGGTGTCCGCGGAGGAGGTGCAGCGGCACCGGATCCGGGCGGCCCGGGTGGCGGTGCTCGACCCGACGGCCTACCCCGGGGCCCGGGTGGTCACCGAGGGCGCGGCCGCCCCGGCCGGGGTGCCCTACCGGCCCGCCCCGGATCTCGCGGACTCGATGTGGCCGCAGCCGGCCTGGGAGGGCTGCCTGACCCGGCGCGCCGACGACCCCGAGGCGATCTACACCGTGAAGCGCGACATCGGCGACGGCACCGAGCCCTGCGTCTACGGCGACCCCGCGGGTGCGCGCACCATGCTGCTGGTCGGCGCCTCCCATTCCGAGCAGTGGTTCCCGCCGCTGCACGCGATCGCCCGGGAGGAGGGTTTCCGGCTCATCCCGGTGCTGCGCCCGGGCTGCCCGGTGAGCCTGCAGCCCGGCTCGGGCGAGGTGTGCGACCGCTGGTCGCAGGCGGTGGTGGACTACATCGCGGAGACCACCCCGGATCTGGTGGTCACCACCGCCTCCCGGCCCGGTTCCGCGCGGCACGATTTCACCCCGGAGGGCTACCTGCGCTTCTGGGATGCGCTGCGGGCCATCGGGGTGCCCTTCCTGGCCATCCGGGACACCCCCTGGTTCGTCGACGCCCGCGGGGAGAAGCTGCGGCCCACCGAATGCGTCGCCGACGGCGGGGACCCGGACGCCTGCGGCGCCGCCGCGGACTGGCTGCTCACCCCCTTCAACCCGGCCGAGGAGTTCATCGGCGCCTACCCGGGCTCGACCACCGTGGACTTCACCGACGTGCTCTGCCCGGACGGCTGGTGCCCGGCGGTGCTCGGCAACATCTTCGTCTACCGCGACGACAACCACCTCACCGACGACATCGCCGCCTCCCTCACCCCCGAGTTCCGCCGCCGGGTCGCCCCGGTGCTGCGGGCCATCGCGGACGGGGGGCGCTGA